One region of Kosmotoga arenicorallina S304 genomic DNA includes:
- the pglZ gene encoding BREX-3 system phosphatase PglZ, with protein MCSKSLNEVMVDKILCADSQIIVVNDPDALLSEEILEKLENSGYAILNFLDPISFRYRYERDFRDKNSKKLVIVVSSKYNDPHNLPFDILSKSVVLDFEVNTFFPKLSRTALLDLTPDEIAKLYEIMEEPRNELSTRETREFILRQLFDFDLSKKHSLIDFLSWLMKIHYSNIVIREEMAEFIYGTLKDNPELSEIPIKTLILNKESFLAFLQERWPVFLEGEVADRVCERSGIALEYPGPYDIPFDHPDLKVYIDTFFAEGLLEPVPVNDPERFEDSWISFGIDTKESERQRFGKLLEIVRKEMPATDSNFKEWASLAWRLAELSLHVYSSSASSEEKKEFLELQKEIDGRFLEWVLKKFSSLLTLISRDPVTVQNVLPQMRKRYVEKKKVALIVVDGMSILQWLILSKHLKEHKQISRRSILAFIPTLTSVSRKVIFSGKLPMYLGNVLSTSGEEKLWKEAWSGIIRNSEIAYLNEPGEKLLKDVEESIRKNARVLGIVVRELDEIMHGESLGMDGLISATKLLGNRGILSDLLKLLGVNDYHVILTSDHGNVFARGIGKPSEGVAAESKGERVRIYKNKSLRQTVHSRYPEAIAWRPIGLPENFFPLIARGRTAFTNFDEETICHGGITVDELIVPFIELWKG; from the coding sequence ATGTGCAGTAAAAGCCTTAATGAAGTTATGGTTGATAAAATTCTCTGTGCTGATTCACAGATAATAGTGGTGAATGATCCTGATGCTCTTCTTAGCGAAGAGATATTGGAAAAGCTGGAAAACTCGGGATACGCTATTCTCAATTTTCTGGACCCGATCAGCTTTAGATATCGTTATGAAAGGGATTTTCGAGATAAAAATTCGAAAAAGTTAGTGATAGTCGTCTCCTCGAAATACAATGACCCACACAATCTTCCTTTTGATATATTGAGCAAATCAGTTGTGCTTGATTTTGAGGTTAATACATTTTTCCCGAAGCTAAGCAGAACAGCTTTGCTGGATTTAACTCCAGATGAGATTGCAAAATTATACGAAATAATGGAAGAACCGCGAAATGAGCTCTCTACTAGAGAGACAAGGGAGTTCATTTTGAGACAGCTTTTTGACTTCGATTTGAGTAAGAAACACTCTTTAATTGATTTTTTAAGCTGGCTCATGAAGATTCATTATTCAAATATAGTCATAAGGGAAGAAATGGCCGAATTCATTTATGGAACACTCAAGGATAATCCAGAATTGTCAGAAATACCTATAAAAACGCTTATTTTAAATAAAGAGAGCTTTTTAGCTTTCCTTCAGGAACGCTGGCCTGTGTTTCTTGAAGGGGAAGTAGCAGATCGGGTTTGTGAGCGAAGTGGCATTGCCCTAGAATATCCAGGGCCCTACGATATTCCATTTGACCATCCTGATTTGAAAGTTTATATTGATACATTCTTTGCGGAAGGACTACTCGAACCTGTTCCTGTAAATGATCCTGAGCGTTTCGAAGATTCATGGATATCGTTTGGAATTGACACCAAAGAGTCGGAACGCCAAAGATTCGGAAAATTATTGGAGATTGTCAGGAAAGAAATGCCAGCAACTGATTCCAATTTTAAAGAATGGGCATCTCTTGCCTGGCGTCTGGCAGAGCTTTCCCTTCATGTCTATTCGTCTTCTGCTTCAAGTGAAGAAAAGAAAGAATTCTTAGAATTACAGAAAGAAATTGATGGAAGATTTCTGGAGTGGGTATTAAAAAAGTTCAGTAGTCTACTAACCCTTATAAGCCGTGACCCTGTAACTGTACAAAATGTTCTACCACAGATGAGAAAAAGGTATGTTGAAAAGAAAAAGGTAGCTCTAATTGTAGTAGATGGTATGTCAATTCTTCAATGGCTAATATTGTCCAAGCATCTAAAAGAACACAAGCAAATATCCCGGAGGAGTATCCTCGCTTTTATCCCAACTCTGACTTCTGTTTCAAGAAAAGTAATATTCTCAGGAAAATTACCCATGTATCTTGGTAATGTGCTTTCTACATCAGGTGAAGAGAAATTATGGAAGGAAGCATGGTCTGGTATTATACGCAATTCTGAGATAGCTTACCTCAACGAACCGGGCGAAAAACTTCTCAAAGATGTTGAAGAATCAATCCGTAAAAATGCCAGAGTTCTTGGGATAGTAGTGAGAGAACTCGACGAGATAATGCATGGAGAGAGTTTGGGAATGGATGGGCTTATTTCCGCTACAAAGTTATTGGGGAACAGAGGAATTTTGAGCGATTTGTTGAAGCTCCTTGGTGTTAATGATTATCATGTGATACTGACCTCAGATCATGGCAATGTGTTTGCCAGAGGCATAGGAAAACCATCAGAAGGTGTTGCCGCTGAATCAAAGGGTGAAAGGGTTAGAATATATAAAAATAAATCGCTCAGGCAAACCGTGCACAGCAGATATCCCGAAGCTATTGCCTGGAGACCAATAGGGTTACCTGAAAATTTCTTCCCACTTATAGCTAGAGGAAGAACTGCGTTTACAAATTTTGACGAAGAAACCATTTGTCATGGAGGAATTACTGTTGATGAATTAATAGTTCCATTTATTGAGTTGTGGAAAGGGTGA